The nucleotide window GGCCTTCTTCGTGCGCGGGCTGGCCCTGGGCCGCTCGGTTCTGGCCGCCGCCCTCACCCTGGCCCTGCTGGTGCTGCCAGTGGTGATCGTGAGCGCCCGGGAGGCGCTGCGGGCCGTGCCGCCCTCGCTGGCGCACGCGGCCTACGCGCTGGGCGCCAGCCGCGGCCAGGCCGTGTTCACCGTCGTCCTCCCCGCCGCCCTGGGCGGCATCATGACCGGCTCCATCCTCTCCCTCTCGCGGGCCCTGGGTGAGTCTGCCCCGCTCATCGCCGTGGGCGCCTGGGTCTACGTCGCCCGCCTGCCCGTCAGCCCCCTGGACAGCTTCACGGTGCTGCCCGTGCAGATCTACCACTGGGCCTCCATGCCGCAGCGGGCCTTCCAGGAGGCCGCCGCGGCAGGCATCCTCGTGCTGCTGCTGGTGCTGCTGGGGATGAACGGCGCCGCGATCTGGCTTCGCAACAAGTTCCAGAGGAAAGCGGAGTGGTAACGATGGCCGTGCTGCTCTCCGAAGGCTTCGCCGTGCGGAACCTCGATCTCCACTACGGCACGCAGCAGGTTCTGCACCAGGTTTCACTGCAGATTCCCGACCGGGCGGTAACGGCGGTCATCGGCCCCTCCGGTTGCGGCAAGTCGAGCCTCCTGCGCTGCCTGAACCGGATGAACGACCTGGTGCCCGGCGCCCGCGTGGCCGGGGAGGTCCGATACCGCGGCGAGGACCTGTACGGCGTGGGCGCCGACCCGATGGCCGTCCGCCACCGCATCGGCATGATCTTCCAGAAGCCGAATCCCTTCCCCAAGTCCGTCTACGACAACGTCGCGTTCGGCCCCCGCGTCAACGGGTACGAGGGGGATCTCGACGAGATCGTGGAGACCGCCCTCCGGCGGGCGGCCCTGTGGGACGAGGTGAAGGACCGGCTGCGGAAGCCGGCCCCCGCCCTCTCCGGGGGCCAGCAGCAGCGGCTCTGCATCGCCCGGGCACTGGCAGTGAACCCCGAGGTGTTGTTGATGGACGAGCCGACCTCTGCCCTGGACCCCATCGCTACGGGCAAGATCGAGGAGCTGATGACCGACCTGAAGCGGACGGTCACCATCGTGCTGGTGACCCACAGTCTTCGGCAGGCCGCCCGCGTGGCCGACCGGACCGCCTTCATGCTCGACGGCCGCCTGGTGGAAATGGATCGGACGGAGCGAATTTTCTCCGCCCCGTCCGACAGGCGCACGGAAGAGTATATCACCGGGCGATTCGGGTAGCAGGCCGGCGGCTCGCCCGCTCGGCGACCGGGTCCACCGGCCGGCCGAGAACGGTGACCGCATCGGCCCGGGCAGTGCTGTTCGCCGCCGGGAAGCTGCCGTCCGGGCCGCCCGTGATCAGGGTCACGGATTACCGCCTGGTCGGGCAGAGAAGCTACTCGCCCGTGTAGTAGAACGCGTCGTCGGGCAGCCCGCCGCCGATGATCTCGGGCGAGAGCTCGGCGAGCTTGGTGAAGAAAAACTCGATCTCCTCCCGGGCCTCGGCCGCCGGCACGAAGTCAAACGGGGTGCGGCCGAGGGAGCTCTCGATCACCTGGGCCTTGAGGCCGTTCAGGTACGGCTCGCCGATCGCGGCGGCCTCGGCGGGGTTGGCCTTGATCCACTGCACCGACTCCCTGAGGCCCTCCTGGATGGCGGCGATCACCTCGGGATGCTCATCGATCAGCTCGGTCACGGCGATGGTGCCGATCTGCGGGATCACCGGCTCGCGGCCCGTCACCCGGCCCCACTCCTGCCGGAGCTCGAACAGTTCCCGCACCGGCACGCCGTTCTGCTTGCCCTGGATGATGGCCGCGCTGGCCACGGGCTCGGGCAGCACCGCCGCGTCGGCCTTGCCGGCCATCAGCATCTGCAGCGCCTCGGGGGCCGCTGAGACGTAGGCGAGGCTCATGTCATCCTCGGTGAGGCCGGCCTCCCGTGCGACGATCTGGAAGATCAGGTCCGGCGAGTCGCCCTTGAAGGGGATGTAGACCGTCTTCCCGCGCAAGTCTTCCCAGCCGTTGATGTCAGGGTCGGCGGTCAGCACCGAGAGGTGCCCCCACACGGTCACGTTGAGCAGCTTCACCGGCAGGCCCTTCTGGTACAGGTTGGCGGCGACGTAGGTGGGCACCGCGGCCACCTGCACCTGGCCCTTCACCATGTCGGCCCGCAGCTGGTCCAGCGTGGCGAAGGCCTGGAAGCTGACCTCCGAGACCTGGCTGGTCAGCCGCTCCTGCGCGGCCAGGTGGGCCAGCAAGATCGACGGGGGCGCGGCGGGCGCCTGCATCTGGAGCGACGCCAGGGGCTCGACCGCCTCAGACAGCTCGTCGGCCGGCTCCGAGGCGCCAGGCTGCTGGCCGCCGGAGTCCGGGTTGCCTGGCTCCTGGGTGCCCTGTTGGGCGGTTGGGGCGGTGGACGGC belongs to Symbiobacterium terraclitae and includes:
- the pstB gene encoding phosphate ABC transporter ATP-binding protein PstB, which encodes MAVLLSEGFAVRNLDLHYGTQQVLHQVSLQIPDRAVTAVIGPSGCGKSSLLRCLNRMNDLVPGARVAGEVRYRGEDLYGVGADPMAVRHRIGMIFQKPNPFPKSVYDNVAFGPRVNGYEGDLDEIVETALRRAALWDEVKDRLRKPAPALSGGQQQRLCIARALAVNPEVLLMDEPTSALDPIATGKIEELMTDLKRTVTIVLVTHSLRQAARVADRTAFMLDGRLVEMDRTERIFSAPSDRRTEEYITGRFG
- a CDS encoding ABC transporter substrate-binding protein — encoded protein: MRRRVSAIPRLIACLLAAGLLFGCARPSAPAQPGPSTAPTAQQGTQEPGNPDSGGQQPGASEPADELSEAVEPLASLQMQAPAAPPSILLAHLAAQERLTSQVSEVSFQAFATLDQLRADMVKGQVQVAAVPTYVAANLYQKGLPVKLLNVTVWGHLSVLTADPDINGWEDLRGKTVYIPFKGDSPDLIFQIVAREAGLTEDDMSLAYVSAAPEALQMLMAGKADAAVLPEPVASAAIIQGKQNGVPVRELFELRQEWGRVTGREPVIPQIGTIAVTELIDEHPEVIAAIQEGLRESVQWIKANPAEAAAIGEPYLNGLKAQVIESSLGRTPFDFVPAAEAREEIEFFFTKLAELSPEIIGGGLPDDAFYYTGE
- the pstA gene encoding phosphate ABC transporter permease PstA; this translates as MNTTRVARRVRYSSAPGAARRRRRRWLDAAAHALFLLAAAAAAAVLALLLRDLLQTGLPRLSWAFLSSYGSRFADRAGILAPLVGSVYVVLLAAAFALPVGVATAIFLEFYAGDPASPTWLRQLNRILQLSIANLAGVPSIVYGLFGLAFFVRGLALGRSVLAAALTLALLVLPVVIVSAREALRAVPPSLAHAAYALGASRGQAVFTVVLPAALGGIMTGSILSLSRALGESAPLIAVGAWVYVARLPVSPLDSFTVLPVQIYHWASMPQRAFQEAAAAGILVLLLVLLGMNGAAIWLRNKFQRKAEW